The DNA region GCGGTGGCCGGGCGCGCGGCGCGGCCGGCTCGGCCTCGGCGGGCCGGTGGTAGACGACGCCCGCCGCGGTGGACACCGGCTCGAACGGCGCGAGCCCGCCGAGCGGCGGGTCCGCCAGCCCGGTGAGCAGCCAGCCGCCGGGCGCGAGCGCGGCGTGGAGGCGGCGCGCCACGGCGGCCACGACCTCGCGCTCGAGGTACATGAGCGCGTTGCGGCAGAGGACGAGGTCCACGCCGGCGGTGCCGGTCCCCGGCGACGGGTAGGTGGCGTCGGCGAGGTTCAGGTACTCGAAGCGGACCCGCGCCCGGATGCGCGACGGCACCTTCCAGCGGCCGCCCTCGCGCCGCAGCAGGCGCGCGGCGGTGGCGCGCTCGGGGCCGCGCAGCGACCAGTCGCCGTACGCGCCGGCGCGGGCGCGGGCCAGCGCCGGCCGCGAGATGTCGGTCCCGAGCACCCGCGAGCGCTCGCCCACGCCCGCCTGCTCCAGCGTGAACGCGAGCGTGTACGCCTCCTCGCCGGTGGCGCACGCGGCGCTCCATGCCCGGAGCGCGTGGCCGGCCGGGCGGCTCGCCGCGAGCGCCGGGACGACGCGGTCCCGCACCAGCGCGAGCTGCGGCGGATCCCGGAAGAAGTAGGTCTCACCCACCGTGACGGCGGCGACGAGGTCCGCCACCGCGAGCCGCCCGTCGCGGAGCCGATCCGCGTACGCGCGCGGGTCGGTGAGCCCGGCCGCGCGCATGGCGCGGCGCGCGGCCTCCTCCACCTCCGGCCGGCGGTGCGCGGGGATCCGGAGGCCGGCGTGGCGCACCACCTCCGCCGCGATCTCGGCGAAGGCCGGATGCGACCAGGCGCCCGGGGGGGACCCCGTGCTCATGGCCGGCGGCCCGCGGCCGGGGCACCGGGCGGACGTTCCGGAGCGGACATGGGCGCGCAGTCTAGCCGAGCCCGGGCCGCGGCGGGCCGCGTGCGCGCGCCGGCGCTGCGCCCGCGCCGCGCAGCCCCACCGGTGAGCACCCGTCGTGCTTGCCTCGCGGGTGCGCGGGGCGTTTGCTCGCCCCCAGGGGGCAACCGTGGACACGCCGTTCGAGGGCGGCGAACGAGGGACCGTCGATCGGCTGCGGCAGGACGAGGCGACCCTGGAGCAGCAGGTCGCCGAGGCGCGCAGGCAGGCGGCGGCCACGCTGGAGCGCGCGCGGCGCGAGGCCGAGGCGCTGGCGGCGAGCGCACGCCACGAGGCGGAGCGCTCCGCGGACGCGCTGCGGGCGACCGCCGCCGAGGCCCAGGATCGCGCGCAGGAGGCGGCGCGCGCGGCCTGCGAGGCGGACCGGGCCGAGGTGGCCCGCCGCGCGGCCGCGAACCGCGCGCGGGCGCTGGCGTGGTTGCGCGCGCGGGTGCGGGGGGAGCCGTGATCCTGCCCATGGCGCGCGTGGAGGTGCTCGGGCCGCGGGACCTGCTCCCGCGGGCGCTCGAGCTGCTCCAGGTGCGCGGCGCGGTGGAGCTCCGCCCGGCCCCCGCCGCGGCGCGCCCGGCGGCGCCGCTCCCGGGCGCGCCGGAGCGCGCGGTGCGCCTCTCCGAGGCGGTCCGCCAGATCGACGCGCTCGCCGGACGGCTCCCGCCCGCGCGCGGGGAGGCGGCGCCGCTGGAGCTGCCGGAGCCGGGCACCCAGGCGCTCCTGGATCGGCTCGCGGCGCTCGAGTCCGAGCTGGCGCGGATCGAGGCGCGGCGCGCCGCGCTCGCCGAGGAGCGCGAGGCCACCGCGCGCTTCGCACGCCTGGTGGTCGCGCTCGCGCCGCTGACGCACGGCGTGGACCCGGCGGCCGAGCCGGAGCTGCACGGCCTGGTGCTGCGCAGCGACCCGGCGGCGCTGGCGCTGCTGGAGTCGGAGGTGCGCCGGCTGTCGGGCGGCGCCTGCGAGGTGAAGGCGCGGCCGCTCGACGCGGAGCACACCGGCGTGCTGGTGGTGGTCCCGCGGGCCGCCGGGCGCGCGCTCACGGCGCTGTTCTTCGAGCGCGGCGTGGACGAGGTGCGCCTCCCGCCGGCCTACGGCGGGCGGCGGCTGCTCGACGTGCTCCTGCTGCTCTCCGCGCGGGCGCGGGCGCTCCCGGACGAGATCGCCGCGGCGGACGCGGCGCTGGCGCGGGTCGCCGCCGGGCTGGCCCCGGCGCTGGCGCGCGCGCGGACCCGGGCCGAGGGCGAGCTGGCGCGCCTCCAGGCGATGGGGAGCTGCGGCGAGACCCGCTTCGCGTTCGTGGCCGTCGGCTACATGCCGGCCGACCAGGTCGCGGCGCTGCGGGCGGCGGTCGCCGCCGAGCTGGGCGACCGGCTCACGGTGCTGGCGGAGCGGCCCGGGCGGTCGGAGTGGTCGCAGGTCCCGGTGGTGCTCCGCAACCACCGCTGGCTGCGCCCGTTCGAGCGGCTCCTCGCGCTGGTCTCGCTGCCGCGCTACGGCTCGGTGGACCCGACCCCCTGGCTGGCGCTGTTCTTCCCGCTGTTCTTCGGCCTGGTGCTGGGCGACGTGGCGTTCGGCGCGGCCGGCGCGGCGGTGGCGCTCTGGGCCCGCCGGCGCGGCTGGGGCGGGCGGGTCGGGCGCGACCTCGCCTGGGTGGCGCTGTGGTGCTCGGCGGCGTCGGCGCTGTTCGGCCTGCTGTACGGCGAGGCGCTGGGCGAGCTCGGCGTGCACCTCGGGCTGCACCCGCTGCTGCTCGACCGCCGGCGCGGCTTCATGGCCTTCCTCGGCGGCGTGCTCGCGCTCGGCGGCGTCCACGTGCTGCTGGGGATGGGGCTGGGCGTCGGGTCGGCGCTGCGCGAGCGGCACCTGCGCGAGGCGGTGGGGCGGGGCGCGAAGCTGGTGCTCCTCGTCGCCGCCGCGGCCGCCGCCGCCGCGCTCGCGGGGAAGCTGCCGCCGGCGGCGCTGCGGCCGGCGCTGTTCGGCACGGTGGGCGCGCTCGCGGTCGCGGTGGCGGCCGAGGGCCCCATGGCCGCGCTCGACCTGGTGCTCGGGCTCGGCAACGTCCTGTCCTACGCCCGCCTCATGGCGCTCGGGCTCGCCTCGGCGATGCTCGCCGAGGTGGCGAACCTCATCGCCGGCACGCTCGAGCCCGCGCCGGTCGGGATCGCCATCAGCGTGCTGCTGCACGCGGTCAACTTCAGCCTGTGCCTCATCAGCCCGATCGTGGCGGCGCTGCGCCTCCACTACGTGGAGTTCTTCGAGAGGTTCTACGAGGAGGGCGGCGAGCCGTTCCGGCCGTTCGCCCTCGACGCATGACGAAAGGGAGGACGACGTGGACAAGGTGCTCATCACGCTGGCCGCCGCGCTCGCCGTCGGCGTCACCGCCCTCGCCACCGCCTGGGTCCAGTCGCGCATCGGGTCGGCCGGCGCAGGGGCGCTGGCCGAGAAGCCGGAGGTGCGCGGCGCCGTGATCGTCATGCTCGCCATCCCCGAGACCCTGGTGATCCTCGGGTTCGTGGTGGCGGTGCTGATCCTGACCGGAGGATGACCGTGGGCTACGGCGACCTGCTCCGCGTGCTGGCCGAGGAGGCGGAGCGCGAGGGCCGGGAGCTGCGCGCGGCCGCGGAGCGCGAGGCCGCGCGCGTGCTCGAGGAGGCCCGGGCGGCCACCGCGGCGGCGCGCGACGCGCTGCTGGCCCGGGCCGCCGCCGACGCGGCCGAGGCCGCGCGCGCCGGCGGCGACGCGCTCGGGCGCGAGCGGGAGCGGGTCTCGCTCCTGGCGCGCCGCGAGGCCCTCGAGGCGCTGCACCGGGCGGCGGCCGGAGGGCTGGCCGCCGAGGGCGACGCGGCGCTCGACGCGCGCCTGCTCGCGGAGCTGCTGCCGGAGGTGGGCGAGGCGCCGTTCGAGGTGGAGGTGGACCCGGGCGCCGGCGAAGCCTGCCGCGCCGCGCTGGCGCGGCTGGATCCCGCCGCGGCGGCCCGCGCGACCGTGCGCGAGGCCGCCGCGCCGCGGGGCGGCGTCCGGGTGCGGGTGGGCCGGCGCGAGCTCGACGACACGCTGCCGGCGCGCCTCGAGCGCCTGTGGCCGGAGGCCGAGGCGGAGCTGGCTGCGATCCTGTTCGCGGAGGCGGGCGCATGGCCCGGCTCGACCGCCTGAACGCGCGCGTGGGCGCGCGCCGGCC from Anaeromyxobacter dehalogenans 2CP-C includes:
- a CDS encoding CheR family methyltransferase encodes the protein MSTGSPPGAWSHPAFAEIAAEVVRHAGLRIPAHRRPEVEEAARRAMRAAGLTDPRAYADRLRDGRLAVADLVAAVTVGETYFFRDPPQLALVRDRVVPALAASRPAGHALRAWSAACATGEEAYTLAFTLEQAGVGERSRVLGTDISRPALARARAGAYGDWSLRGPERATAARLLRREGGRWKVPSRIRARVRFEYLNLADATYPSPGTGTAGVDLVLCRNALMYLEREVVAAVARRLHAALAPGGWLLTGLADPPLGGLAPFEPVSTAAGVVYHRPAEAEPAAPRARPPRRPGRPQAPATPPPAAAPPPPPPPPPAPAAARLPAAAPAPDLAGALDALRRGDWGAVLDRAGALLATPEGAAALVHAAANAGDPPRAEALAARAAEAHPLAAELHLLHAAVLADAGRLEGAVEALRRCLYLDAGLAVAHAQLAGLLARAGDQAGARRAWRSVRRICAALPPDAPLPLGDGRCAGPLSEVASAQLELLGGGDDRG
- a CDS encoding ATPase; translated protein: MILPMARVEVLGPRDLLPRALELLQVRGAVELRPAPAAARPAAPLPGAPERAVRLSEAVRQIDALAGRLPPARGEAAPLELPEPGTQALLDRLAALESELARIEARRAALAEEREATARFARLVVALAPLTHGVDPAAEPELHGLVLRSDPAALALLESEVRRLSGGACEVKARPLDAEHTGVLVVVPRAAGRALTALFFERGVDEVRLPPAYGGRRLLDVLLLLSARARALPDEIAAADAALARVAAGLAPALARARTRAEGELARLQAMGSCGETRFAFVAVGYMPADQVAALRAAVAAELGDRLTVLAERPGRSEWSQVPVVLRNHRWLRPFERLLALVSLPRYGSVDPTPWLALFFPLFFGLVLGDVAFGAAGAAVALWARRRGWGGRVGRDLAWVALWCSAASALFGLLYGEALGELGVHLGLHPLLLDRRRGFMAFLGGVLALGGVHVLLGMGLGVGSALRERHLREAVGRGAKLVLLVAAAAAAAALAGKLPPAALRPALFGTVGALAVAVAAEGPMAALDLVLGLGNVLSYARLMALGLASAMLAEVANLIAGTLEPAPVGIAISVLLHAVNFSLCLISPIVAALRLHYVEFFERFYEEGGEPFRPFALDA
- a CDS encoding ATPase, which encodes MDKVLITLAAALAVGVTALATAWVQSRIGSAGAGALAEKPEVRGAVIVMLAIPETLVILGFVVAVLILTGG